GAGGTTGTTGCAGAATAGGCAAAAGCCTGCTTGTTTTGACTGTCTGCTATTCGCGGTCCATCTTTTTGTCCATTTTTAAGGTATATTGGATCATAAAGTAATAACTTATGAAGATTTTAAATTCTCCGGATTCAAACCATGCAACTGGTTTAGTACAAATTTCCCATCTTTGCGGATCAACTCCCCTTCAAAATAGATTTCACCTCCACCCATTTCCGGAGTTTGAATATTTACCAAATCCCAATGCACGGTCGATTGGTTACCATTGTCGGCTTCTTCATAGGCTTGTCCGGGGGTAAAATGAAACGAACCTGCGATCTTTTCATCAAACAGGATATCCAGCATAGGTTTGGTGATATATGGGTGGAATCCAATGGCAAATTCACCAATATACCGTGCACCTTCATCGGTGTCCAAAATTTCATTCAATTGATCGGTTTTATCGGCAGTGGCTTCTACAATTTTCCCTTTCTCAAAATGAAATTTAACATCGGAGAATGTGATTCCGTGGTAAATTGTTGGAACATTGTACGCAATGGTTCCTTCGACAGAATTTTTAACAGGAGCAGTAAAAACTTCCCCATCAGGAATATTATGTTTTCCCTGGCAAAGGATTGCCGGAATTCCCTTTATTGAAAATCGTAAATCCGTGCCAGGTCCTTTAATATGTACTTGGTCGGTTTTTTCCATCAATTCATGAAGCGGCAGCATAGCCTTTTCCATTTTGGCATAATCCAAAGTACAAACATCGAAAAAGAAATCCTCGAATGCATCCGTACTCATACCGGCTTGCTGAGCGAAAGATGACGTTGGATATCGCAGCACCACCCATTTTGTATGATTAATACGTTGTTCAAGATGAACCGGCTTAAAGATAAGCTCCTGGTATGATTTTTTCTTTTCTTGGGGAACATCTGACATTTCATTGATATTCAACCCGCCACGAATACCAATATATGCATCCATTTTTTTCATCCATGCAAGCTCCATTTCACCGATCAACTTTAGCTGCTCGTCAGAAGAGTGAAGCAATAGTTCCCGCATGACAATATTTTGCCTTTGCCAGACATAAGGTTTGGCCCCAACTTCGACAGCAGATCGAATGAGCGCTTGCACCAA
This window of the candidate division KSB1 bacterium genome carries:
- a CDS encoding aminopeptidase encodes the protein MKDPRIQKLADVLIHYSTELKSGENVLIEAGDVPESLVQALIRSAVEVGAKPYVWQRQNIVMRELLLHSSDEQLKLIGEMELAWMKKMDAYIGIRGGLNINEMSDVPQEKKKSYQELIFKPVHLEQRINHTKWVVLRYPTSSFAQQAGMSTDAFEDFFFDVCTLDYAKMEKAMLPLHELMEKTDQVHIKGPGTDLRFSIKGIPAILCQGKHNIPDGEVFTAPVKNSVEGTIAYNVPTIYHGITFSDVKFHFEKGKIVEATADKTDQLNEILDTDEGARYIGEFAIGFHPYITKPMLDILFDEKIAGSFHFTPGQAYEEADNGNQSTVHWDLVNIQTPEMGGGEIYFEGELIRKDGKFVLNQLHGLNPENLKSS